Proteins co-encoded in one Planctomycetia bacterium genomic window:
- the rsmH gene encoding 16S rRNA (cytosine(1402)-N(4))-methyltransferase RsmH — protein sequence MSQSETKHVPVLVDEVLQGLAPQPGQTLIDGTLGGGGHARRLAELVAPGGHVFALDRDRAAVEAAQRALADLPITPLWADYRDIALVLEDIERKQVDGILIDIGLSSDQLADAERGFSFNAEGPLDLRFDTTEGVPASELLAKKEEEELADLIYRLGEERFSRRIAKGIVERRRTQPIATAGELAELVRRCVPRTADSERIHPATRTFQALRIAVNDELGALEQFLHDAPRCLAPGGRVAIITFHSLEDRLVKHAFRNDPRWEIVTRKPIEASEAELAANPRSRSAKLRVAARSSGVL from the coding sequence ATGAGTCAGAGCGAAACGAAGCACGTGCCGGTGCTGGTCGACGAAGTCTTGCAAGGGCTTGCTCCGCAGCCCGGCCAGACCTTGATCGACGGCACTCTCGGCGGCGGCGGCCATGCCCGGCGCTTGGCCGAGCTCGTCGCTCCCGGCGGCCATGTCTTCGCGCTCGATCGCGATCGGGCCGCAGTCGAAGCGGCGCAGCGCGCGCTGGCCGACCTCCCGATAACGCCCCTCTGGGCCGACTACCGCGACATCGCCTTGGTGCTTGAAGACATCGAGCGCAAGCAGGTCGACGGCATCCTGATCGACATCGGCCTGTCGAGCGATCAATTGGCTGATGCCGAACGGGGCTTTAGCTTCAACGCCGAGGGCCCTTTGGATCTCCGCTTCGACACGACCGAAGGGGTCCCCGCGAGCGAGTTGCTGGCGAAGAAGGAAGAGGAAGAGCTGGCCGACCTGATTTATCGCCTCGGCGAAGAACGCTTCAGCCGACGCATCGCGAAGGGGATCGTCGAACGACGCCGAACGCAACCCATCGCGACGGCCGGCGAGCTCGCGGAACTAGTGCGTCGCTGCGTGCCGCGCACGGCCGATTCGGAACGGATTCATCCCGCCACGCGCACTTTTCAAGCTTTGCGCATCGCGGTGAACGACGAACTCGGCGCTCTTGAACAATTTCTCCACGACGCTCCGCGCTGCCTCGCGCCGGGCGGACGCGTGGCGATCATTACGTTTCATTCGCTCGAAGATCGCTTGGTAAAGCACGCCTTTCGCAACGACCCCCGGTGGGAGATCGTCACGCGGAAACCGATCGAGGCAAGCGAAGCGGAGTTGGCGGCGAACCCGCGCTCGCGGAGCGCGAAGTTGCGCGTCGCAGCACGTTCGTCGGGAGTGCTTTGA
- the mraZ gene encoding division/cell wall cluster transcriptional repressor MraZ has protein sequence MLLTGTFVRAVDDKQRIALPKRLREALEQAGPQGSATPPLFLTPGTDSSLALYTEESLTALARRLADASPTRQDVRAFNRLFYARAERLELDEQGRFRIPPSLAQLATLGKEVVVVGVQDHLEIWDKVKWDAYLLSQAAQYDQIAEQAFSSND, from the coding sequence ATGTTGTTGACCGGCACCTTTGTGCGAGCCGTCGACGACAAGCAGCGGATCGCCTTGCCGAAACGTCTCCGCGAAGCACTGGAACAGGCCGGTCCGCAAGGAAGCGCGACTCCTCCCCTGTTCCTCACTCCAGGGACCGATAGCTCACTGGCCTTGTACACGGAGGAATCTCTTACGGCATTGGCCCGTCGTCTCGCAGACGCTTCGCCGACCCGGCAAGACGTGCGAGCTTTCAACCGACTGTTTTATGCCCGAGCCGAACGGCTCGAACTCGACGAACAAGGACGTTTTCGTATTCCGCCGAGCCTCGCCCAACTGGCGACCCTCGGCAAAGAAGTGGTAGTCGTAGGGGTGCAGGACCACCTCGAAATCTGGGACAAGGTGAAGTGGGATGCTTACCTTTTGTCCCAGGCTGCGCAGTATGACCAAATTGCCGAGCAGGCTTTTTCGAGCAACGACTGA
- the pstC gene encoding phosphate ABC transporter permease subunit PstC: MASDETLRGPLQPPGSAALDSVARLIVKRRAYNGLAATLLCAAALSSIAITCGIVAILLYESSSFFEHVSLYDFFTDTMWTPLFSNPHYGILPLVAGTLVTTAVALTIALPVGTIVAIYLSEFAPATVREIIKPLLELLSAVPTVVYGFFALEFVTPKLQAIIPGLPTFNMLSAGIVMGIMIIPYISSLSEDAMRSVPMLLREGSYGMGANRLQTALNIVFPAAFSGIASAYVLGISRAIGETMIVAVAAGMQPNLTLDPRQPAETITAYIVQVSLGDLPHGTVGYQSIFAAGITLFGMTLIFNILGYYLRKRFRQVY; the protein is encoded by the coding sequence ATGGCATCCGACGAAACTCTCCGCGGCCCACTACAGCCTCCGGGGAGCGCTGCGCTCGATTCGGTCGCGCGGCTGATCGTGAAGCGCCGGGCCTACAACGGCCTCGCGGCCACGCTGCTCTGCGCCGCCGCCCTGTCGTCGATCGCGATTACGTGCGGCATCGTCGCGATTCTGCTCTACGAGTCGTCGTCGTTCTTCGAGCATGTCTCGCTCTACGACTTCTTCACCGACACGATGTGGACCCCGCTGTTCTCGAACCCACACTACGGCATCTTGCCGCTCGTGGCGGGGACGCTCGTTACGACGGCCGTGGCACTCACGATCGCGCTGCCGGTCGGCACGATCGTCGCGATCTATCTGAGCGAGTTCGCCCCGGCGACGGTGCGAGAGATCATTAAGCCGCTTTTGGAATTGCTCAGCGCCGTACCGACCGTCGTCTACGGTTTCTTCGCCTTGGAATTCGTCACCCCGAAGTTGCAAGCCATCATCCCAGGCCTGCCGACGTTCAACATGCTCAGTGCCGGGATCGTGATGGGAATCATGATCATTCCCTATATCAGTTCGCTGAGCGAAGACGCGATGCGCTCCGTGCCGATGCTCTTGCGCGAAGGCTCCTACGGCATGGGAGCGAACCGCCTGCAAACGGCGCTGAACATCGTGTTTCCCGCGGCGTTCTCCGGCATCGCCTCGGCGTATGTGCTCGGCATTTCGCGAGCGATCGGCGAGACGATGATCGTCGCCGTCGCGGCCGGAATGCAACCGAACCTAACGCTCGACCCACGCCAACCGGCCGAAACGATCACGGCTTATATCGTGCAGGTCAGCCTCGGCGATCTCCCGCACGGTACGGTCGGCTATCAATCGATCTTCGCCGCCGGCATCACGCTGTTCGGCATGACTCTCATCTTCAACATCCTCGGCTACTACCTAAGAAAACGCTTCCGCCAGGTGTACTAA
- a CDS encoding PstS family phosphate ABC transporter substrate-binding protein: MTAALGGCSGGRESSSGSGSASGGSGSGGASEATFAKGALVKVDGSSTVFPATEAVAEEFQKEMKGKVHVTVGISGTGGGFKKFCRGETDISNASRPILTEEIALAKENGIEFIELPICFDALTVVVNPQATWVDEITVEDLKKIWHTDAQGKITTWSQIRPEWPNEKFTLFGAGSDSGTFDYFTEAVCGKAKVSRGDYTGSEDDNVLVQGIEGNKYALGYLPYSYYEPNKTKLKALGINWEKNKLGAVKPSLEAVVEGKYNPLSRPLFIYVNKKAAGKPEVKAFVDFYMAHAKALVAEVNYLPLPEKAYEMGRERFKKLQTGSGFGGVPEVGLPVEEILKREPKS; this comes from the coding sequence CTGACGGCGGCCCTCGGCGGCTGCAGCGGAGGTCGCGAAAGTTCCTCCGGCAGCGGTTCCGCTAGTGGCGGCTCCGGCAGCGGCGGTGCAAGCGAAGCCACTTTCGCCAAGGGGGCGCTCGTCAAGGTCGACGGCTCCAGCACCGTCTTCCCGGCGACGGAAGCGGTCGCCGAAGAGTTTCAGAAAGAAATGAAAGGGAAAGTCCACGTCACGGTCGGCATCTCGGGCACCGGCGGAGGATTCAAAAAATTCTGCCGCGGTGAAACCGATATCTCGAACGCCAGCCGGCCGATCCTGACGGAAGAGATCGCCCTCGCGAAAGAAAACGGCATCGAGTTTATCGAACTGCCGATCTGCTTCGACGCTCTGACGGTCGTCGTCAATCCGCAAGCCACTTGGGTCGACGAGATCACGGTCGAAGACTTGAAAAAGATCTGGCATACGGATGCCCAAGGCAAGATCACGACCTGGAGCCAGATCCGTCCGGAATGGCCGAACGAAAAGTTTACGCTGTTCGGTGCCGGGTCCGACTCCGGAACTTTCGACTACTTCACCGAAGCGGTCTGCGGCAAGGCCAAGGTCAGCCGCGGCGACTACACCGGTAGCGAAGACGACAACGTGCTCGTGCAAGGAATCGAAGGAAACAAGTACGCGCTCGGCTATCTACCATACTCCTACTACGAGCCGAACAAGACGAAGCTCAAAGCGCTCGGCATCAACTGGGAAAAGAACAAGCTCGGGGCAGTGAAGCCGAGCCTCGAAGCCGTCGTCGAAGGGAAATACAATCCGCTCTCGCGGCCGCTCTTCATCTACGTGAACAAAAAAGCCGCAGGCAAGCCGGAAGTGAAGGCGTTCGTCGATTTCTACATGGCACACGCCAAGGCGCTCGTCGCCGAGGTGAACTATCTGCCGCTGCCGGAAAAGGCGTATGAAATGGGTCGCGAGCGATTCAAAAAGCTGCAGACCGGTTCCGGTTTCGGCGGCGTGCCGGAAGTCGGCCTGCCGGTCGAAGAGATCCTCAAGCGAGAGCCGAAGAGTTAA
- the pstA gene encoding phosphate ABC transporter permease PstA, giving the protein MTTALDNLSQIIARRKLQDRIFNVVGIACTSLGIITLLLLMANLLIAGLGQIDWQFLTSFPSRRAANAGILSSWVGSLLIMLVTGSTAVPLGIAAGVYMEEYGRKGRINNIIEINISNLAGVPSIIYGLMALGIFVRLFGLGQTVLAGGLTLAALILPIVIVATREALRTIPVHIREAAYALGATKWQVIRHHLLPYSLGGISTGVIIALSRAIGETAPLITIGALTFIAFLPPSPVSSDFPFLSFEWLHSPFSVLPIQMFNWTSRPTEDFHKIAAATGIVLIAITLSMNAVAIVVRYRARRRIKW; this is encoded by the coding sequence CTGACCACTGCCTTGGACAACCTCTCTCAAATCATCGCTCGCCGTAAGCTGCAAGACCGCATCTTCAATGTGGTGGGGATCGCTTGCACCTCGCTCGGCATCATCACGCTGCTCTTGCTGATGGCGAATCTCTTGATTGCCGGGCTCGGTCAGATCGATTGGCAGTTTCTGACTTCGTTCCCTTCGCGTCGCGCCGCCAACGCAGGCATTCTTTCCTCGTGGGTCGGTTCGCTGTTGATCATGCTCGTCACCGGCTCGACGGCGGTGCCGCTCGGGATCGCCGCCGGCGTCTATATGGAAGAGTACGGCCGCAAGGGACGGATCAACAACATCATCGAGATCAACATCTCGAACCTCGCCGGCGTTCCCTCGATCATCTACGGACTCATGGCCTTGGGGATCTTCGTCCGCCTCTTCGGCCTAGGGCAGACCGTGCTCGCCGGCGGGCTGACGCTCGCGGCGCTGATCTTGCCGATCGTGATCGTGGCGACGCGCGAGGCCTTGCGCACCATTCCCGTCCATATTCGTGAAGCGGCCTACGCACTGGGCGCGACGAAGTGGCAAGTCATTCGGCATCATCTATTGCCTTATTCACTCGGCGGAATCTCGACGGGCGTGATCATCGCGCTCTCGCGCGCGATCGGCGAGACGGCCCCGTTGATCACGATCGGCGCACTGACGTTCATCGCGTTTTTGCCGCCGTCGCCGGTCTCGTCCGATTTTCCGTTTCTGTCGTTCGAGTGGCTGCATTCCCCGTTTTCCGTGCTGCCGATCCAGATGTTTAATTGGACCTCCCGTCCGACGGAAGACTTTCACAAGATCGCCGCGGCGACCGGGATCGTGCTGATCGCGATCACCCTGAGTATGAATGCCGTCGCGATCGTAGTACGCTATCGGGCTCGGCGGCGTATCAAATGGTAG
- a CDS encoding alpha/beta hydrolase, with protein sequence MMKIVWRTLRTALIVYLGLILVLLLLENYLIYRPSRFDRGGWNPPTPNSEHVAFTSADGTELTGWYMPHPKPRGVVLFACGNGGNMSYWADTFHTLHDELQLTVLGFDYRGYGRSAGSPSEAGVLADARAARAWLAAREGIAADRVILMGRSLGGGVATDLAQDGCRALIIESSFTSLPDVAARIYPFLPVRWVMRSRYDSLSKIRNYRGPLFISHGNADGLVPFEMGRQLYDTAPGTLKRFFTVERGDHNDPQPAAYYRELSRFIEELP encoded by the coding sequence ATGATGAAGATCGTTTGGCGCACGCTGCGCACGGCGCTCATCGTTTATCTCGGGCTCATCCTCGTGTTGTTGCTGCTGGAAAACTACCTGATCTATCGGCCGAGCCGTTTCGACCGCGGCGGCTGGAACCCGCCGACGCCGAACAGCGAGCACGTCGCGTTCACCTCGGCCGACGGCACCGAGCTGACCGGCTGGTACATGCCGCATCCGAAGCCGCGCGGCGTCGTGCTGTTCGCCTGCGGCAACGGCGGCAACATGTCGTATTGGGCCGACACGTTCCATACGCTGCACGATGAGTTGCAGCTCACGGTGCTCGGCTTCGACTATCGGGGCTACGGCCGGAGCGCGGGATCGCCGAGCGAAGCCGGAGTGCTGGCCGATGCCCGAGCAGCCCGCGCGTGGCTCGCCGCGCGCGAAGGGATCGCAGCGGACCGAGTCATCTTGATGGGGCGCTCGCTCGGCGGAGGCGTGGCGACCGACTTAGCGCAAGACGGCTGCCGCGCGCTCATCATCGAGAGCAGTTTCACCTCGCTGCCGGATGTCGCCGCGCGGATCTACCCGTTCTTACCGGTTCGCTGGGTGATGCGCTCGCGCTACGATTCGCTGAGCAAAATCCGCAACTACCGCGGCCCCCTCTTCATCAGCCACGGCAACGCCGACGGCCTCGTGCCGTTCGAGATGGGGCGGCAACTCTACGACACCGCTCCCGGCACGCTCAAACGGTTCTTCACCGTCGAACGAGGCGACCACAACGACCCGCAACCGGCCGCATACTATCGCGAACTAAGCCGGTTTATCGAAGAGTTGCCGTAA
- the pstB gene encoding phosphate ABC transporter ATP-binding protein PstB, whose amino-acid sequence MADRESIPDHIQLTPLVDKPHKALVKSLSFYYGQHRALKEVTLPIAENNVTALIGPSGCGKSTLLRCFNRIHDLYPGTRYEGEILLYPSGANIVSRAVDPIEMRMRIGMVFQKPNPFPKSIFENIAYGLRLKGIKNKGELWGRVEAALKSAAIWPEVKDRLHKPAYDMSGGQQQRLCIARALATEPEIMLLDEPTSALDPIATKHIEELIRSLEEKVTMIIVTHNMSQASRVSNYTAFMYLGEIIEMGKTSQIFEKPRSKFTEEYITGRFG is encoded by the coding sequence ATGGCTGACCGCGAATCGATTCCCGATCATATCCAACTGACGCCGCTGGTCGATAAGCCGCATAAGGCGCTCGTCAAGTCGCTGAGTTTTTATTACGGTCAGCATCGCGCTCTGAAAGAAGTCACGCTTCCGATCGCCGAGAACAACGTCACCGCGCTGATCGGCCCGTCGGGCTGCGGCAAGAGCACGTTGCTGCGCTGCTTCAATCGTATCCACGATCTTTATCCCGGCACCCGCTACGAAGGGGAGATTCTCCTTTACCCGAGCGGGGCGAACATCGTCAGCCGCGCGGTCGACCCGATCGAAATGCGGATGCGTATCGGCATGGTTTTTCAAAAGCCGAACCCGTTCCCGAAGTCGATCTTCGAGAACATCGCCTACGGTCTGCGGCTCAAGGGGATCAAGAACAAGGGAGAGCTGTGGGGGCGCGTCGAAGCGGCGCTGAAGTCGGCTGCGATTTGGCCGGAAGTGAAAGACCGACTGCACAAGCCGGCCTACGACATGTCGGGCGGACAGCAACAACGGCTTTGTATCGCCCGCGCGCTGGCGACCGAACCGGAGATCATGCTGCTCGACGAACCGACCTCGGCCCTCGACCCGATCGCGACGAAGCACATCGAAGAATTGATTCGCTCGCTGGAAGAAAAGGTGACGATGATCATCGTCACGCACAATATGTCGCAAGCCTCGCGCGTGTCGAACTACACGGCGTTCATGTACCTCGGCGAGATCATCGAGATGGGAAAGACCAGCCAAATCTTCGAGAAGCCGCGGAGCAAATTCACGGAAGAATACATCACCGGCCGCTTCGGTTAA
- a CDS encoding DUF1501 domain-containing protein — protein sequence MLRINLGERDLPNGTGSTAGNARYCDGISRRSFLQVGMAGIGSLGVADMLRAADASRAVKKTSKKETSVILIWLDGGPSHIDTYDMKPDAPSEYRGIWNPIRSNVPGMDMTELFPLQAQRADKFSVIRSIHHDNGDHFAGGHWMLTGKGGASGGDTPGKHPFIGAAATRVTGPRKPGMPAHIGVPYGMSIGIRPGYFGGSYLGKEYDPFETGGDPNAKKFAVQNLDKLPALDMARLQERRTLLDSFDKLRRKIDGGGILQSADKFQVQAYELVTGARAIDAFDIAKEDDKLRDTYGRHSWGQSTLLARRLVEAGTTFVSIHCGGWDHHWDLQAGYHRYLPQVDQMVAALLDDLTDRGLMDSTMVLMCGEFGRTPKMNDGGNGGPPRSQGTPGRDHWGNALSVMIAGGGVKGGRLIGTTDARGERPKDHPLRPGDLHATIFQHLGVDPGISFPDFRGRPTYIIEEGKPISELF from the coding sequence ATGTTGCGCATAAATCTAGGCGAACGCGACCTCCCCAACGGCACCGGCTCGACTGCCGGCAACGCCCGCTATTGCGATGGTATTTCGCGTCGCAGTTTCCTCCAAGTCGGCATGGCCGGCATCGGCTCGCTCGGCGTGGCCGACATGCTGCGCGCCGCCGACGCTTCGCGCGCGGTGAAGAAAACCTCGAAGAAAGAGACTTCGGTCATTCTGATTTGGCTCGACGGCGGGCCGAGCCATATCGACACCTACGACATGAAGCCCGACGCCCCTTCCGAGTATCGGGGCATTTGGAATCCGATTCGCTCGAACGTGCCGGGCATGGACATGACGGAGCTGTTTCCGCTCCAGGCCCAACGTGCCGACAAGTTCTCCGTCATTCGTTCGATCCATCACGACAACGGCGACCACTTCGCCGGCGGCCACTGGATGCTCACCGGCAAGGGGGGCGCTTCCGGCGGCGACACCCCCGGCAAGCATCCGTTCATCGGCGCCGCGGCGACGAGAGTCACCGGCCCCCGCAAGCCCGGCATGCCCGCGCATATCGGCGTACCGTACGGCATGAGCATCGGGATCCGTCCGGGCTATTTCGGCGGCAGCTATCTCGGCAAAGAATACGATCCGTTCGAAACCGGCGGCGATCCGAACGCAAAGAAGTTCGCGGTGCAGAACCTCGATAAGCTGCCGGCGCTCGACATGGCCCGGCTGCAAGAACGGCGCACGCTGTTGGATTCGTTCGATAAGCTGCGCCGCAAGATCGACGGCGGCGGCATACTGCAATCGGCCGACAAGTTTCAAGTGCAAGCCTACGAGCTCGTCACCGGTGCGCGGGCCATCGACGCCTTCGATATCGCGAAGGAAGACGACAAGCTGCGCGACACCTACGGCCGGCATTCGTGGGGCCAAAGCACGTTGCTCGCCCGCCGCTTAGTCGAAGCCGGCACGACGTTCGTCTCGATCCATTGCGGCGGCTGGGACCATCACTGGGACCTGCAAGCCGGCTACCATCGCTACTTGCCGCAGGTCGACCAAATGGTCGCCGCCCTGCTCGACGACCTCACCGACCGCGGCCTCATGGACAGCACGATGGTGCTGATGTGCGGCGAATTCGGCCGAACACCGAAGATGAACGACGGCGGCAACGGCGGCCCTCCGCGCAGCCAAGGAACGCCGGGCCGCGACCATTGGGGCAACGCGCTGTCGGTCATGATCGCCGGCGGCGGCGTAAAAGGGGGCCGGCTCATCGGCACCACCGATGCTCGCGGCGAACGCCCGAAAGACCACCCGCTCCGCCCGGGCGATCTGCATGCCACGATCTTCCAGCACCTCGGCGTCGACCCAGGCATCTCCTTCCCCGACTTCCGCGGCCGCCCGACCTACATCATCGAAGAAGGCAAGCCGATCAGCGAGCTGTTTTAA
- a CDS encoding LysM peptidoglycan-binding domain-containing protein has translation MNAEKKLGLTFVGILGVSFCGVLTMRLLEANKAEQIDINVGPPTTSAPPFATRTDDAAIIAEAKLPVAPAPSTPAAPSFATASKTGPETATPPKSGSYLPPLPKAGAPSAGVADARYGNGAPGGNPGYGTGSRYGTPGAPASSPTQPPPAVAGMNSATVNPAAMNPATTTAATGAPSPYGMGANPSRYGTPSTTPAAPPSFANSTPTASATLSPPVAPASSPYTAKPGYAPPAAAYAGSAASSAPVGGATDNPLRAGRPEEAAPATPTMPTTDSRYAAPNIASAPATSQVANPVTNPTANAIVPTSAAATNVLREPRPFDASATASQPLAATANSGYGRAPGVAALGALPPAGSQFANTNALRASASEPSTGNGTIAPTAATLPVAAAAPSASAVLSANPLPSAGAVSSTGTVSSASALPAVKNTPYVVTPDDNFWNISRKVYGDGSYYRALFAYNSDRYPHAEDVRAGSVLDVPPAEVLKQRYPELVSGAVAADGRPTDNALAGGRAAAAPAATYTVREGDTLFDIARRQLGKAGRWTELYELNRQTLGDNLENLRPGTQLVLPQ, from the coding sequence ATGAATGCGGAAAAAAAGCTCGGTCTGACGTTCGTGGGAATTCTCGGGGTCTCGTTTTGCGGCGTGCTGACGATGCGGTTGCTCGAAGCCAATAAGGCCGAGCAGATCGACATCAACGTCGGCCCTCCGACCACCTCGGCCCCGCCGTTCGCGACCCGCACCGACGACGCGGCGATCATCGCGGAAGCGAAGCTGCCTGTCGCGCCGGCACCATCGACGCCGGCCGCACCGAGCTTCGCCACGGCCTCGAAGACCGGCCCTGAAACCGCAACGCCGCCGAAGTCGGGGAGTTATTTGCCGCCGCTGCCGAAAGCCGGCGCTCCGTCGGCCGGTGTCGCCGATGCGCGCTACGGCAACGGCGCGCCCGGGGGCAACCCCGGCTACGGGACCGGCTCGCGCTACGGCACCCCGGGTGCTCCGGCTTCGTCGCCGACGCAGCCGCCGCCGGCCGTTGCCGGAATGAACTCGGCAACAGTGAATCCGGCAGCCATGAATCCGGCGACAACCACAGCGGCAACCGGGGCACCGTCTCCTTACGGCATGGGAGCCAATCCCTCCCGCTATGGAACCCCTTCGACAACGCCGGCCGCACCGCCGAGCTTTGCCAATTCCACGCCGACCGCCTCGGCGACGTTGTCCCCTCCGGTGGCTCCGGCGTCGTCGCCGTATACCGCGAAGCCGGGCTACGCGCCCCCTGCGGCAGCGTATGCCGGTTCGGCCGCGAGTTCCGCCCCCGTCGGCGGCGCGACGGACAACCCCTTGCGCGCCGGTCGTCCGGAGGAAGCCGCTCCGGCAACACCGACGATGCCGACGACCGATAGCCGCTATGCCGCTCCGAACATCGCGTCGGCCCCGGCGACCAGCCAAGTCGCCAACCCAGTCACCAATCCGACAGCCAACGCCATCGTGCCGACGTCCGCCGCCGCGACGAACGTCTTGCGCGAACCTCGTCCGTTCGATGCTTCCGCGACCGCTTCGCAGCCCCTCGCGGCAACCGCGAACTCCGGTTACGGCCGCGCACCGGGAGTCGCCGCGCTCGGCGCTCTGCCGCCGGCGGGCTCGCAATTCGCCAACACCAACGCGCTGCGCGCTTCGGCCTCGGAACCATCGACCGGCAACGGCACGATCGCTCCGACGGCGGCGACGCTTCCGGTGGCTGCGGCTGCTCCGTCGGCGAGCGCCGTGTTGTCGGCTAACCCTCTGCCGTCGGCCGGCGCTGTGTCATCAACCGGCACAGTGTCATCGGCTAGCGCTTTGCCGGCCGTGAAGAACACGCCGTATGTGGTGACGCCCGACGATAACTTTTGGAACATCAGCCGCAAGGTCTACGGCGACGGCAGCTACTATCGCGCCCTCTTCGCCTACAACAGCGACCGTTATCCCCATGCTGAAGACGTCCGCGCCGGCAGCGTGCTCGACGTGCCGCCGGCCGAAGTGCTCAAGCAGCGTTATCCGGAGTTGGTCAGCGGCGCAGTCGCCGCCGATGGCCGACCGACCGACAACGCCCTCGCCGGCGGCCGCGCTGCCGCCGCTCCGGCCGCGACCTACACCGTGCGCGAGGGAGATACGCTGTTCGACATCGCCCGGCGACAACTCGGCAAGGCCGGCCGCTGGACCGAACTCTACGAACTCAACCGGCAAACGCTCGGCGACAACTTAGAGAACCTTCGCCCGGGGACGCAGTTGGTGTTGCCGCAGTAA
- the queA gene encoding tRNA preQ1(34) S-adenosylmethionine ribosyltransferase-isomerase QueA has translation MSEIDEYDYKLPPELIAQDPLAVRSDARLMLVDRKTQKIEHLHVRDLPSLLVRGDCLVINDTKVIPARLIGRRVKTGGKWEGLFLSTTEDGFWRILCKTRGKQEPGEPIELLNRRAKEDIQLRLIEKQDGGIWLVYPEIETEESVWDTLARVGRVPLPHYIRGGEMTEEDRTRYQTIYAREPGSAAAPTAGLHFTDELMRKLIDRGVTPVRVTLHVGLDTFRPIKVETLAEHVMHTEWCHVDEAAAERINALRGKGGRCIAVGTTAARTLETAARSGEVAPFDGPTDIFIRPGFAIHAVDGLMTNFHLPRSTLLVLVRTFGGDALLRRAYEAAIAEKYRFYSYGDAMLIV, from the coding sequence ATGTCTGAAATCGACGAATACGATTACAAGCTTCCGCCCGAGCTCATCGCGCAAGACCCGTTGGCCGTGCGCAGCGATGCGCGGCTGATGCTCGTCGATCGGAAGACACAGAAGATCGAACATCTGCATGTGCGCGATCTGCCGAGCTTGCTCGTGCGGGGCGATTGCCTCGTGATCAACGATACGAAAGTGATCCCCGCGCGGCTCATCGGACGGCGCGTAAAGACCGGCGGCAAATGGGAAGGGTTGTTTCTTTCGACCACCGAAGACGGCTTTTGGCGGATCCTCTGCAAGACGCGCGGCAAGCAAGAGCCGGGCGAGCCGATCGAGCTGCTCAATCGCCGCGCGAAGGAAGACATTCAGCTCCGGCTCATCGAGAAGCAAGACGGCGGCATCTGGCTCGTCTATCCGGAAATCGAAACCGAAGAGAGCGTGTGGGATACGCTGGCCCGAGTGGGGCGCGTGCCGCTGCCGCATTACATTCGGGGCGGCGAAATGACGGAAGAAGACCGGACGCGCTACCAAACGATCTACGCGCGCGAGCCGGGCTCGGCAGCCGCGCCGACGGCAGGCCTGCACTTCACCGACGAGCTGATGCGGAAGCTGATCGACCGGGGTGTGACGCCGGTGCGCGTGACGCTGCATGTCGGCCTCGATACGTTTCGGCCGATCAAAGTCGAAACGCTCGCCGAGCATGTGATGCACACCGAATGGTGCCATGTCGACGAAGCGGCCGCCGAGCGCATCAACGCGCTGCGCGGCAAAGGAGGCCGCTGCATCGCCGTCGGCACCACGGCCGCGCGGACCTTAGAAACCGCCGCCCGTAGCGGGGAAGTCGCACCGTTCGACGGCCCGACCGATATTTTTATTCGGCCCGGCTTCGCAATCCACGCCGTCGATGGCTTGATGACGAATTTCCATCTCCCGCGCTCGACGCTGCTGGTGCTGGTGCGCACCTTCGGCGGCGACGCACTCCTGCGCCGCGCGTATGAAGCAGCGATCGCGGAGAAGTACCGCTTTTATAGCTACGGCGATGCGATGCTGATCGTGTAA